The following are from one region of the Rhizobium sullae genome:
- a CDS encoding peptidylprolyl isomerase, with product MKLLREPLLHFLVIGAVLFGVYQWATGDETAPDEIVVSAGQIASLQAIFSQTWQRRPTAKETEALVDEYIRDDVFYREGIAMGLDRDDAIVRRRIRQKMEFVADLAADVQPTDAELRAFVADHPDRFSGKPSVSFTQVYFPSGAQAANEVEVERLRLALDAGTTDASTAGSPLLAGSDFRDLTKSEVAQTFGADFAAWIDRATPGTWQGPVISGYGTHLVRVSERVEARELPFEQVRDAARREWLHARKVAANDALYKKLRSRYVIKVEKMPGASTETIVGVAE from the coding sequence ATGAAGCTGCTGCGCGAACCGCTGCTGCATTTCCTCGTCATCGGCGCGGTCCTCTTCGGAGTGTACCAATGGGCGACCGGTGACGAGACGGCTCCGGACGAGATCGTCGTCAGCGCCGGCCAGATCGCCAGTCTGCAGGCGATCTTCAGCCAGACCTGGCAGCGGCGGCCCACGGCCAAGGAAACGGAAGCACTGGTGGATGAATACATCCGCGACGATGTTTTCTATCGCGAGGGCATCGCCATGGGCCTCGACCGCGACGACGCCATTGTCCGCCGCCGGATACGGCAGAAGATGGAGTTCGTCGCCGACCTCGCCGCCGATGTCCAACCGACCGACGCCGAATTGAGGGCGTTTGTGGCCGATCATCCGGATCGGTTCAGCGGCAAGCCAAGCGTATCCTTCACGCAGGTCTACTTCCCGTCAGGCGCGCAAGCAGCAAACGAAGTAGAGGTGGAACGTTTGCGCCTGGCCCTGGATGCAGGGACAACGGACGCCTCGACGGCCGGCAGCCCGTTGCTCGCAGGTTCCGATTTCCGTGACCTGACGAAGTCGGAAGTGGCGCAGACATTTGGGGCTGATTTCGCAGCTTGGATCGACCGCGCCACGCCAGGTACCTGGCAGGGCCCAGTAATCTCGGGGTACGGCACGCATCTGGTACGGGTCAGCGAGCGTGTCGAAGCGCGCGAACTCCCGTTCGAGCAAGTCCGCGACGCCGCGCGCAGGGAATGGCTCCATGCCCGCAAGGTCGCGGCCAACGATGCCCTCTACAAGAAACTTCGGTCTCGCTACGTCATCAAGGTCGAGAAAATGCCAGGCGCCTCTACAGAGACAATTGTTGGGGTGGCGGAATGA